A genomic window from Streptomyces mirabilis includes:
- a CDS encoding MFS transporter encodes MPDVSTSHKKVPSASAPGGPPSGRVRRGLSRPVAFASIAAVFVLFMAASSAPSPLYVIYQHEWSFSATTLTTVFAVYVVGMIGALLVLGALSDHIGRRPVLASAIALEALAMALFIVADDVSILLTARFVQGIATGAAMTTLGATLVDLNPPHAPHRAGVITGAAPTFGLGLGALGCGVLAEYGPHPTRLVYVLLLAALVLAGLLIALIPETAQRRPGVVRSLQPRLGVAPRLRTDLMALVPILVASWALGGLYLSLGPSVAANLFGLSSHVIGGLVVTLLCVPASITAFALRGWPTERTLALSATLLLLGTAVGLGGVEANSLTMAASGTALAGVGFGGSALASFGTLARIAEPAERGELFAVAFVISYLAFSIPAVVAGIAATNVGLHETSVVYSAAVIAFSALALAAQRLRTGRARNTGQCGRPATAHH; translated from the coding sequence ATGCCTGACGTATCCACGTCCCACAAGAAGGTCCCGTCGGCCTCAGCCCCAGGTGGCCCGCCGTCCGGTCGTGTGCGGCGGGGGCTGAGCCGACCGGTGGCCTTCGCCTCCATCGCGGCCGTCTTCGTCCTCTTCATGGCCGCGTCCAGCGCGCCGTCGCCGCTCTACGTCATCTACCAGCACGAGTGGAGCTTCTCGGCGACCACGCTGACCACCGTTTTCGCGGTGTACGTCGTAGGAATGATCGGGGCACTCCTGGTGCTCGGCGCGCTGTCCGATCACATCGGCCGCCGACCGGTCCTGGCATCGGCCATCGCCCTCGAAGCGTTGGCGATGGCACTGTTCATCGTCGCCGACGACGTCTCGATCCTTCTGACAGCCCGCTTCGTCCAGGGCATCGCCACCGGCGCGGCCATGACCACGCTCGGGGCGACCCTCGTCGATCTCAACCCGCCCCACGCACCGCACCGCGCCGGCGTCATCACCGGTGCGGCCCCCACGTTCGGGCTGGGCCTCGGTGCACTGGGCTGTGGTGTCCTCGCGGAGTACGGGCCGCACCCGACCCGACTGGTCTACGTGCTGCTGCTCGCGGCTCTGGTCCTCGCCGGTCTGCTCATCGCCCTCATACCCGAGACGGCACAGCGCCGGCCCGGCGTCGTACGGTCGCTCCAGCCGCGCCTCGGCGTCGCTCCGCGGCTGCGCACGGACCTGATGGCACTCGTCCCGATCCTGGTGGCGAGCTGGGCACTCGGCGGACTGTATCTCTCACTCGGTCCGTCAGTGGCCGCCAACCTGTTCGGCCTGTCCAGCCATGTCATCGGCGGCCTCGTGGTCACCCTGCTCTGCGTGCCCGCCTCGATCACGGCGTTCGCGCTGCGCGGCTGGCCCACCGAGCGCACGCTCGCCCTTTCGGCCACCTTGCTGCTGCTCGGCACGGCCGTGGGTCTGGGCGGCGTGGAGGCGAACTCGCTCACCATGGCCGCGTCCGGCACCGCCCTCGCGGGAGTCGGCTTCGGCGGCTCGGCTCTCGCCAGCTTCGGCACTCTGGCCCGGATCGCCGAGCCGGCCGAGCGGGGCGAACTGTTCGCGGTCGCGTTCGTGATCTCCTACCTGGCCTTCAGCATCCCGGCCGTGGTCGCAGGGATCGCCGCCACGAACGTCGGCCTGCACGAGACCTCGGTCGTCTACAGCGCGGCCGTCATCGCCTTCAGCGCCCTCGCGCTCGCCGCCCAACGGCTCCGCACGGGACGGGCCAGGAACACCGGCCAGTGCGGCCGGCCCGCCACGGCCCACCACTAG
- a CDS encoding glutathione-independent formaldehyde dehydrogenase, producing the protein MKAVVYKGPFSVAVEEVEKPSIQHPNDVIVRVTSTAICGSDLHMYEGRTAAEPGIVFGHENMGIIEELGQGITSLKEGDRVVMPFNVACGFCMNCVEGFTGYCLTVNPGFAGGAYGYVAMGPWKGGQAEYLRVPFADFNCLKLPPGNEHESDFILLADIFPTGYHGCELAQVRPGESVAVYGGGPVGLMAAYSALLRGAKKVFVVDRVPERLQKAAEIGAVPINFSEGNPIEQIKDQTDGIGTDKGIDAVGYQATGHGTDREEPATVLNSLVGTVRATGALGVPGLYVPSDPGGPDEQAKQGKLLVSIGKLFEKGLRMGTGQCNVKRYNRYLRDMIIGGRAKPSFVVSHELPLDQAPSGYDKFDKRIEGYTKVILHP; encoded by the coding sequence GTGAAGGCCGTCGTTTACAAAGGGCCGTTCAGCGTTGCGGTCGAAGAGGTTGAAAAGCCCAGCATCCAGCATCCGAACGATGTGATCGTACGGGTCACTTCCACCGCGATATGCGGATCCGATCTGCACATGTACGAGGGCCGTACCGCCGCCGAGCCCGGCATCGTCTTCGGCCACGAGAACATGGGAATCATCGAAGAACTCGGCCAGGGCATCACCTCGCTCAAGGAGGGCGACCGTGTGGTCATGCCCTTCAACGTCGCCTGCGGGTTCTGCATGAACTGCGTCGAGGGATTCACCGGTTACTGTCTGACCGTCAATCCCGGTTTCGCGGGCGGCGCGTACGGATACGTCGCCATGGGCCCCTGGAAGGGCGGCCAGGCCGAATACCTGCGCGTACCGTTCGCCGACTTCAACTGCCTGAAGCTGCCGCCGGGAAACGAGCACGAGAGTGATTTCATATTGCTCGCCGACATTTTCCCCACCGGATACCACGGTTGTGAGCTCGCCCAGGTCCGCCCGGGCGAGAGCGTCGCGGTGTACGGCGGAGGGCCTGTCGGACTCATGGCCGCCTACTCGGCTCTGCTGCGCGGCGCGAAGAAGGTCTTCGTCGTGGACCGGGTCCCCGAACGGCTGCAGAAGGCCGCGGAGATAGGCGCGGTTCCGATCAACTTCTCCGAGGGCAACCCGATCGAGCAGATCAAGGACCAGACGGACGGCATCGGCACGGACAAGGGCATTGACGCCGTCGGCTACCAGGCGACAGGGCACGGCACGGACCGCGAAGAACCGGCGACCGTCCTGAACTCGCTCGTCGGCACGGTTCGAGCCACCGGAGCGCTGGGCGTGCCCGGCCTCTATGTGCCCTCCGACCCCGGCGGCCCGGACGAGCAGGCCAAGCAGGGCAAGCTCCTCGTCTCGATCGGCAAGCTCTTCGAGAAGGGCCTGCGGATGGGGACGGGACAGTGCAACGTGAAGCGCTACAACCGGTACCTGCGCGACATGATCATCGGGGGCAGGGCGAAGCCCAGTTTCGTCGTCTCCCACGAACTGCCCCTGGATCAGGCACCGTCGGGCTACGACAAGTTCGACAAGCGGATCGAGGGCTACACGAAGGTGATACTGCACCCGTAG
- the argG gene encoding argininosuccinate synthase, translated as MSKVLTSLPTGERVGIAFSGGLDTSVAVAWMRDKGAVPCTYTADIGQYDEPDIASVPGRATAYGAEITRLVDCRAALVEEGLAALACGAFHIRSGGRPYFNTTPLGRAVTGTLLVRAMLEDGVQIWGDGSTFKGNDIERFYRYGLLANPHLRIYKPWLDADFVTELGGRKEMSEWLLAHGLPYRDSTEKAYSTDANIWGATHEAKTLEHLDTGIETVDPIMGVRFWDPSVEIATEDVTVGFDQGRPVTVNGKEFGSPVDLVMEANAIGGRHGLGMSDQIENRIIEAKSRGIYEAPGMALLHIAYERLVNAVHNEDTVAAYHNEGRRLGRLLYEGRWLDPQALMVRESLQRWVGTAITGEVTLRLRRGEDYSVLDTRGPALSYHPDKLSMERTEDSAFGPVDRIGQLTMRNLDIADSRARLEQYAGLGLVGSDHPTPIGAAQAASTGLIGAMDEGGAEVIASRGEATDEETMLDRAAMESGTD; from the coding sequence ATGTCCAAGGTCCTCACTTCCCTCCCCACCGGCGAGCGCGTCGGCATTGCCTTCTCCGGCGGGCTCGACACTTCGGTCGCCGTCGCCTGGATGCGCGACAAGGGCGCGGTCCCGTGCACGTACACCGCCGACATCGGTCAGTACGACGAGCCCGACATCGCGTCCGTGCCCGGCCGTGCCACCGCGTACGGCGCCGAGATCACCCGGCTCGTCGACTGCCGTGCCGCGCTGGTCGAGGAGGGGCTGGCCGCGCTCGCCTGCGGCGCGTTCCACATCAGGTCGGGCGGGCGCCCGTACTTCAACACCACGCCGCTGGGGCGTGCCGTGACCGGCACGCTGCTGGTGCGGGCCATGCTCGAGGACGGGGTGCAGATCTGGGGCGACGGCTCCACGTTCAAGGGCAATGACATCGAGCGGTTCTACCGGTACGGGCTGCTCGCCAACCCGCACCTGCGGATCTACAAGCCCTGGCTGGACGCGGACTTCGTCACGGAGCTCGGCGGCCGCAAGGAGATGTCGGAGTGGCTGCTCGCGCACGGGCTGCCGTACCGGGACTCGACGGAGAAGGCGTACTCCACGGACGCCAACATCTGGGGCGCCACGCACGAGGCCAAGACCTTGGAGCACCTCGACACCGGTATCGAGACGGTCGACCCGATCATGGGCGTGCGGTTCTGGGACCCGTCGGTGGAGATCGCCACGGAGGACGTGACGGTCGGCTTCGACCAGGGCCGTCCGGTCACCGTCAACGGCAAGGAGTTCGGCTCCCCGGTCGACCTCGTCATGGAGGCCAACGCGATCGGTGGCCGGCACGGCCTCGGCATGTCCGACCAGATCGAGAACCGGATCATCGAGGCCAAGAGCCGCGGCATCTACGAGGCCCCCGGCATGGCGCTGCTGCACATCGCCTACGAGCGTCTGGTCAACGCGGTGCACAACGAGGACACCGTGGCCGCGTACCACAACGAGGGTCGGCGGCTGGGCCGGCTGCTCTACGAGGGCCGTTGGCTGGACCCGCAGGCACTGATGGTGCGCGAGTCGCTGCAGCGCTGGGTCGGCACGGCGATCACCGGCGAGGTGACCCTGCGGCTGCGCCGCGGCGAGGACTACTCGGTCCTCGACACCCGGGGCCCGGCGCTCAGTTACCACCCGGACAAGCTCTCCATGGAGCGGACCGAGGACTCGGCGTTCGGCCCGGTGGACCGCATCGGCCAGCTCACCATGCGGAACCTGGACATCGCCGACTCCCGTGCCCGTCTCGAGCAGTACGCGGGCCTGGGCCTGGTCGGCAGCGACCACCCGACGCCGATCGGCGCCGCGCAGGCGGCCTCGACCGGTCTGATCGGCGCCATGGACGAGGGTGGCGCCGAGGTGATCGCCTCGCGGGGCGAGGCCACGGACGAGGAGACGATGCTGGACCGCGCCGCGATGGAGTCCGGCACGGACTGA